The following nucleotide sequence is from Devosia salina.
CTTCACCATCATCTGCTTCTGGCAGGTACCGCGCGCCAATGTGGATGGGGACCTGCTGCGGGTCTACGCCCATTCAGGCCATTATTACGACGCCTACGACAAGCTTTCGAAGACCTTCGGCACCTTCGAGAACGACATCTATGTCCTGGTCAATTCCCCTAATCTGGTCGATCCGGACGTTCTCGAGGAGGTCCGCAGCCTCGCTTTCGACCTCGAGCTGAACGAATACGCCGTCGGCACCATGTCGCCCTTTACCCTGCGCAAGCCCAATGGCAGCGGCGGCTCGGTCCCGGCCGTGCCCGAGGGCATGCTCAATGCCGATGAAGTCGCCATGTCGCTGATGGATCTGCAGCAGAACGACCCCATGATGCGAAACCTCATCACCCCCGACCTCACCGGGGTGGTGCTGATCATGTTCCCCAACCAGGAGCTGGTGAACCAGAACGGGGCCAAGGCGATGATCGCCAGCCTGCGCGAGACCCTGTCCTATTATCAGGGCAGCGACCTGCAGATCGAGCTGACCGGCCCGCCGGTCTGGACCTCGGAAATGCTCAACGCCGCGGTGGACGACCAAATCAAGTTCACTGTCTATGGCTTTGGCCTGGGCGCCTTCATCGCCCTGTTCGCGCTGCGCTCCTTCTGGGGCGCCATCCTGGTGGCGGCGACGCCCTTCGTGGCGGTTGCCTGGTCCATCGGCACGGTGCTGCTGCTCTTTGGCTCCTTCTCCTTCCTCACCATCATCGTCACCACGCTGGTGCTGGTCATGGCCTTCGCAGAATCCATGTTCTTCGTGTTCAACTGGCTGGCCTATTGGCGGGACGGCATGGAGCCCAACAAGGCGGTCGACACCACGCTCAAGCTGGTCGGCCCCGCCACCTCCCTGACCACGCTGACCACCATGGTTGCCTTCGCCTCGCTCTATTTCTCGCCCGGCCAGGGCGTGCAGGAATTTGCCCTGGCGGGCGCAGCGGGTTGCGTGATCATGTTCGTATGCCTGATGACGGTCATGCCGCTGCTGCTCAAGCTGGCGATCCGCCTCGGCTTCAAGCTGCCCAAGGCACCCAATTTTGCCCTCAATGCCCCGGTTCCCGCGGCCCTGGGCCTGGCCATGCGCTTTGGCCGTCCCTTCAGCGTTCTCTCGATACTGCTCACCATCCTCCTGATCGTGCCCTTCTTCCTGATCCAGCCACGCTTTTCCTTCGAGGACTACATGGCCAAGGATTCGAGGGCCCTGACGGCCGCCGAAAGCATTGATGAAGGCGTGGGGGGCGTGGCGCCGCTCTATGTGCGCGTCCCGCTCAAGGAGATGGATCCCAATGTCGGCGCCGAGGATTTCGAGACCATCCGCAAGGTGCACGAGATCGTCGAGAGCGAACTGGGCGAGAACAAGGTGATCTCGGCCGCCAGCCTCACCAACTACACCGAAACCGGCTTCAGCCGCGAAGAGGTGTTCGACGCGGTCGGCCCCTTCATGCGCAAGCGCTTCATCACCGAGGACGGCAGCCAGGCGCTGGTGACCGGCTTCATGCCCACCATTCTTGAAAGCCAGGCGCTCAAGGACATGGTGGCGCGGCTCGAAACCAGGATCGCCGAAGCCGGCATTGCCGATGCTGAAGTGGGCGGCTTCAGGGTCCTGACCACCTTTGCCACCGACGACATCGTGCGCTCGCTGCAGATCTCACTGGCCGCCAGCGTCCTGCTCAACCTCGTCCTGATCGGGCTCGCCTTTGGCTCGCTGCGCATGGCGCTGATTTCCGCCGTGCCCAACATGTTCCCCATCCTGGGCACCCAGGCCTGGCTCTGGGCCACGGGCGCGGGCCTGCAGCTGACCACCGTCATGGCCCTCACCATCGCCTTCGGCATCGCGGTCAACGACACCATCCACATGCTGTCCCATTACATGCATGGCCGCCGCGAAGAGCAGCGCAGCCACCTCGATTCGGTGCGCCACACGCTGCATCGCATCGGCGGCGCCATCGTCGCCACCACCGTCATCCTGTGTGCGGGCACCATTATCGTGGCCTTCTCCGAACTGCCGCAGGTGGCCCTCTTCGGCACCCTCTTCGTGCTGTCGCTGGCCCTGGCGCTGGTGGGGGACCTGTTCATGCTGCCCTCGCTGCTGGTGGCGGCGTCGCGCTGGCTGGAAAACCTCACCTCCATCAGGGTGCAGACCGCCGACCATGTGCCCACGCCCGATGATCCGACCGGCGATACCGATACAAGGCTGGGCGCGAGTGGCGCGAAATAGCGAGCCGCTTGCCGCCCCCCGGTGGCAAAAGCTAATGTTTCCGTGGTGATTCCAGCCCGACAGCGCGTGGCGCGATCACTTTCGCGAGAACCGGCCGGGTGACCGGCCGAACACGGCTATTGTTGGCCGGCAACGACATGCCGGGGGGCCTGTATTGCTTTTTGGAGGCATAGCGCCATGATCACTCTTGGACCCCTGACCCGTGCTGCAGCACTGGCAGGTCTCCTGTTTTCCGCCATTGCAGGTGCTACGCCCGTCGCCGCCGCACCGGCCGATGTCGAGTTGCTCAAGTCCTATATCGGCGAGTGGCGCGGCCGGGGCGTGCTCTATGGGGCGAGCGAGGAATCGGTGGTCTGCCGCCTGTCGCTGAGCGAAGGCAACCAGGACAAGGTCAATTATAGCGGCCGCTGCGCCCTGGCGGGCACCAATCTCTCGGTGGCCGGAACGCTGGCCTATGTGGATGCCAGCCGCCGTTTCGAGGCAGCCATGACCTCCAACGCCACCTTCACCGGAATCGCTGTCGGACAGAAGCGTGGCTCGGGCCTGGTCTTCAACCTGCGCGAGCGGGACCAGGATGAAGAGGGCAAGGATCTCAACATCACGGCGCAGATCCACCTCGACCGGGACGCCATCCAGGTGGTGTTTGAGGTCGTCTATATCGATTCAGGTGACAGTTTGCGCGCCGAAGTGCCCTTCTCCCGCTGACCGGCACATGTGGTTTTCGGCGGCGGTATCCTCCTGATATCGCCGTCTTTTTTGTGCCGACCCCTCTGACGCAAGAACAATGTCTTAAGGAGCCGCTGCTAGGGTTCGCGCATGCTTGTGCAACCCTTTGCGCCCGATGACCTGCCTTATGACGCCGTCCCTCTGGCGGGCGGAGACGCGGCGTCCGGCCGCGCCTTTCTTCGACGCTTGCGCGACTGTGCCGGCATGGCGGGCGCCGGCCTGGTGGCCCAGGGCCTGCATTGGGTCGAGATGGACGGAATGGCACCGCCCGAAGGGATCACGCCGGCCATGCTCGGCCTCTCCGGCCGCGTCGCGACCGATGCCGCCTCCATGCTCATCGTCGTGCCGATCCCCAGCGTTTATCGCAACGCTCCACATTGGCTGGTGCTCTGGGACTCAGCGCCGCGGCCGGCGGCCGAGGCCAATCTGCTGCTGGCCCGGGTCACCGAACTGGTCGCCCACGCAGCGATCGAGCGCCGCCGCGGCGCGGAAATCCACCGCCGGCAACTGATCGAGCGCGCCTCGGCCACGGCGCGCATCGGCATCTGGTCCTGCACCCTGCCCGATGAGACCCTGTCCTGGAGCGACGGCGTCTACGACCTGTTCGAACTTCCGCGCGGCTCGCTGGTCGACCGGACCCAGGTGCTCAGGATGTACACCCCGGAATCCGCCGCTCGCATGCAGGTCCTGAGGGCCGATGCCATCGCCCGGCTGGGCGATTTCAACCTCGATGTCGAAATCATCACCGCCACCGGCAAGCACCGCTGGATGCGCATTACGGCAACCGTCGATGGCGTGAACGGCCGCGCTCGCCGGATCTTCGGCATGAAGCAGAACATCACCGAGGAGAAGCTGCTCGCCGAACGCACGCGGCGCCTGGCCGAGACCGACAGCCTGACCGGGCTCGCCAACCGCAGCCTGTTCCAGGCCCGGCTCGACGACATCCATGGCGCTGTCACGCGAAATCCGGTGGGCACCCTGCTGCTGGTCGACCTCGACCGGTTCAAGGCAATCAATGACGAGCTGGGCCACAGCCAGGGCGACGCCTGCCTGGTCGAGGCGGGTCAGCGCCTGGTCGAATGCTGCCCGCCCGGCGCCCTGGTCGCCCGCATCGGCGGCGACGAGTTCGCCATCATCATCGACCGGCAGGCCAAGGCCGAAGACATCACCCTGTGCATCCGGATCGTCGAGGCGTTTCGCAAGCCCTTCCACCTGGCCGGCCAGGCACGGCGAGTCGGCGTCTCCGTCGGCATGGCCCGGCGCGACGGCCAGAGCGCCGACGCCCTCTACCGCAATGCCGACACCGCGCTCTACCAGGCCAAGTCGGCCGGCCGCGACACCTGGCGTCAATATTCCGCCGCCTGATCGCTTTCAGCTTGCCGTAAGGTTGGTTCGCCATCCTGAATACGTCCCGGCCGTTCGGGACCGGCGCCTCGCACGTGCCGCGCATCAGGATGAAGGAAAAGGGCCATGTCATCCACCCGACAGGG
It contains:
- a CDS encoding efflux RND transporter permease subunit yields the protein MSSGSVVSRLVDWFTTRRSIGFGFEYLGLLTLRYPRIVSVAVLLFTIICFWQVPRANVDGDLLRVYAHSGHYYDAYDKLSKTFGTFENDIYVLVNSPNLVDPDVLEEVRSLAFDLELNEYAVGTMSPFTLRKPNGSGGSVPAVPEGMLNADEVAMSLMDLQQNDPMMRNLITPDLTGVVLIMFPNQELVNQNGAKAMIASLRETLSYYQGSDLQIELTGPPVWTSEMLNAAVDDQIKFTVYGFGLGAFIALFALRSFWGAILVAATPFVAVAWSIGTVLLLFGSFSFLTIIVTTLVLVMAFAESMFFVFNWLAYWRDGMEPNKAVDTTLKLVGPATSLTTLTTMVAFASLYFSPGQGVQEFALAGAAGCVIMFVCLMTVMPLLLKLAIRLGFKLPKAPNFALNAPVPAALGLAMRFGRPFSVLSILLTILLIVPFFLIQPRFSFEDYMAKDSRALTAAESIDEGVGGVAPLYVRVPLKEMDPNVGAEDFETIRKVHEIVESELGENKVISAASLTNYTETGFSREEVFDAVGPFMRKRFITEDGSQALVTGFMPTILESQALKDMVARLETRIAEAGIADAEVGGFRVLTTFATDDIVRSLQISLAASVLLNLVLIGLAFGSLRMALISAVPNMFPILGTQAWLWATGAGLQLTTVMALTIAFGIAVNDTIHMLSHYMHGRREEQRSHLDSVRHTLHRIGGAIVATTVILCAGTIIVAFSELPQVALFGTLFVLSLALALVGDLFMLPSLLVAASRWLENLTSIRVQTADHVPTPDDPTGDTDTRLGASGAK
- a CDS encoding diguanylate cyclase domain-containing protein is translated as MLVQPFAPDDLPYDAVPLAGGDAASGRAFLRRLRDCAGMAGAGLVAQGLHWVEMDGMAPPEGITPAMLGLSGRVATDAASMLIVVPIPSVYRNAPHWLVLWDSAPRPAAEANLLLARVTELVAHAAIERRRGAEIHRRQLIERASATARIGIWSCTLPDETLSWSDGVYDLFELPRGSLVDRTQVLRMYTPESAARMQVLRADAIARLGDFNLDVEIITATGKHRWMRITATVDGVNGRARRIFGMKQNITEEKLLAERTRRLAETDSLTGLANRSLFQARLDDIHGAVTRNPVGTLLLVDLDRFKAINDELGHSQGDACLVEAGQRLVECCPPGALVARIGGDEFAIIIDRQAKAEDITLCIRIVEAFRKPFHLAGQARRVGVSVGMARRDGQSADALYRNADTALYQAKSAGRDTWRQYSAA